AGTTTGTCGGTAGTACAGTATGTTTCCCTCGTTTTACACTGAAACCAGTGAGAAGTTGTTATCCAAGTCACAGAAAATGCTCTGAGGTTGCTCTAAAACCTcaagcaaaaaatgttttgttttttcagatgttttaaaagaacTGGCTTCTTATGGTGTTTTATTCAAAGAACCAAATTAGTTACTCCAGAAtatgcttatatatatatatatatatatataacagtgACTAAGATTGTTATgccaggaggaaaaaaaatataaataacgtttctaatttgtttttactaCATGGCCAtttcacatttctaaattatagatttagtttatttgaaaataataaatctacTCATCAGGTAAATTTGGCACTTAAGCATTGCatcactttttaattaaaaatggataaatcattttatacattttatattttaaagaagcCAAATAAAGTTGGATTTTTAAGGCAGTGGTGCAGGTTTTGGCATAATTAAATAATTGGAGCAAAAGAAGATGCAGACTAGTTCCTTTTCCGACCTAGAGAATCTGCTGATTCTTATTTTCTTTGATCAGGTTAGAGGACAATATTGCATTATTGTTGGTTTCATTTGATGCAAAAATACTGACATCTGAATTGATTTGGAGTAAagttaactttatttttgtttgtgtattgAATTGTACATGTCAAAAGTGTGCACTTCTCCTTCAGTGTGCTTGTACTGATTATAGAAGTCTGAAATAGTTTTTGACTTAAATGGACGAAAACCTCGATTTTCAGAGTTTTACAAttcttcataaatatttcttagaatataaacataagaaaagttttatatttcCCTTTTTCTCTTAAGGTTTGTCGATACTATCTGTGTGGCTTCTGCCCAGCGGAGCtattcacaaacacacgctCTGACTTGGGTAAGGACCTaaagaaagaataataataatttaatagtaTTAAATTAATACTGTTATAACATAGTGTAATGAggcatttctattttttccagGTCCTTGTGAGAAAATCCATGATGAAAATCTAAGGAAACTGTAAGTTCTGCTTAAGATtttagtatatatattttttccccattttggaTGTTTTGACCTGATAAACTTCTTTCTTGCCACAGGTACGAGAAAAGCTCTCGGTTTATGAAAGAAGGCTACGAGCGAGAATTCCTGCGGTATCTGCAGTCTCTCCTGGCGGAAGTGGAGCGGCGGATTCGTAGAGGACATGCTCGGCTTGCACTCTCCCAAGCGCAGCAAAATGCAGGggtttgtaattttattattagttttttctcacaaatatGCAGTTTTACCTATTGTGGAAAAACCGcaggaaaataaatgcactgTTTGTGTGAGATATTGCGGTTTTATTCCCTCAGGGCCCGGGTCCATCTGGAAAGAATGAAGAGAAAGTTAACGTTCTAACAGAGAAGATAGAAGACCTGGTTTTACAGGTTTGCAACTAATTTGTTGgtataattttacatttgtttgagATCCATTGATAAgaaaattgtgaagaaaaacttttcacaatgtttttagatgtttgttttggatcatAATTATATAAACACACGCAGGATTAGGCAGTTCTATGTGTTAAAATAGCTTTTGATGCAGCTAATATTGTCTAGGAGAATTCTGGTTTTTAGTTTAACTCGTAtgatttccaaaatgttttggtaCCAGATCCAACTTGTTTCATGACTGAGAGAAGTTGAAACCTCAAAAAGAAGAGAGCAAATTTGCTGTAACAGTTTTGGCGTTCCCTTTATCTGCTGAACGTCTCGTTCTCTCTGAGCCTGAATGACCTCGTGGCGAACATGTCGGGAGAacattcagtttcatttaaaatagaTCCTGatatttttgtgctgtttttgtatttcGTTTTCAAATCCTTCACTGATATCAGCAATAGCCAAGTTTAACTCTGCAGTAACTACAGTTACACATTTGGAATTGCCATTACATTGGAATAAATTGGTGATAAAGAAGGTCATACAATCTTAAACTGAATTGTAATAGATTACCAAGATTTCCCGTTTTCTCTGCTAATAAACTGCAACATGGTTCTCTTCCTTAGATTGAGGAACTGGGGTCGGAGGGCCGCGTGGAGGAGGCTCAGGGAATGATGAAGCTGGTGgagcagctgaaggaggagagggagaTGCTGAGCTCCACCCCCTCGGTGAGTCACCTAACACCGGCTAATCGGCCTACTGATGCAACTCAAGATAGTAGGTGTTGCTTGTGtaacactgtttgttttcaaacaagAGTTTATCCTACGATGTGCTGAAATACATCAATCCAAAATGAATTacgtttttattaattataggGTGAAACTAatattgagcttttttttttaagactattGAGAGCTTTGCTGCTCAGGAGAAGCAGATGGAGGTGTGTGAGGTGTGTGGGGCCTTCCTCATCGTGGGTGATGCACAGTCCAGGGTGGATGACCACTTAATGGGCAAACAACACATGGGCTACGCTAAGATAAAGTCTACTGTAGAGGAGCTTAAGGTAACATTATGAAATGCCTCAGCTGAGCATTGGAAATCTAAGACAATTCATTTGAATGCTTTTGGTTTTGACTTTTATTCAATTGGGAATTTGTGTCCTCAGGAAAAACTCCGACGTCGCTCTGAGGACCCTCAAGGCGAGAGCCCTGTTGTCAAACGGGACAGAGAAGAGCGAGAGCGCGAGCGGGAGGAGCGGGAGAAGAAGCgcaaagaagaggaagagaaggagaaggagcgGGAAAAGGAGAAGGAACgggagaaggagagagaacgggagaaagagagggagcGAGACAGAGAACGGGAGCGAGAGCGGGACTGTGAGAGACGGGCGAGGCGAAGCCACTCCAACAGCCGCCATTCCAGCCGAACGTCGGAAAAGAGGCGGAGCAGATCCCGCGACCGCCGGAGGTCTAGAAGCCGGGAACGGGACAGGGAACGGAAGCGCAGCAGGTATAGTtgattattattctttttttctgctccttcTCCTTCATAGCTACAATCAGCTATGAAATAGGattaaagttttcagtttaatgaattatttcacTCTTATAAAAAGATATTTAGCATCATGAAAAGGATTTTAGAACattatttttgacttaaaactataataaaattagaatgtacagaaaatctgaaaactggcATGAAGAATCAGTTAATGTTTGCCGTCTCAAAGAAAGAACATTAAAGGAAGACTTGCTTACATTACGTGCTTCGATATGTCTTGCTTCAaattgagtgtgtgtgtatgtagagaaaatatatttttcttcaacttgTTCTCCTTATTTCTTCAGGAGTCGTGACAGAGAGAGGAGGCGCAGTCGTGAGCGATCCGACAAAAAACGTCGCTCCCGCAGCCGCGACAGGAGGAGGTCGCGTAGCTCAGAGCGCAAGTCTCACCGCCATCGCAGCCGGAGCCGCAGCAAGGACAGAGAAAGAGACAAGGACAAGGatagagaaagaaacagagacaaaggaagggacaaagacaaagagcggtcatcaaaagaaaaaggtggGAGCCTATTTTCCTCAGCTTGAGCTTTgccatttttgtcatgttgcatcATGAAACCTCAGggttttgtgtttgaatttaaagtgagaGTGCAATAAAAGCagttgaaaatgaaactttGCTTTTATCAATTCAAAccagaatgtaactttttggcCTTCATGCAAAAACTTCCTCCACTCTAATGGCACCATTGTCCCAGAAGTCATTGCGATAAATGTTGTCTTGAGACTATTTTCATATGACAATATTATGATAACACTAGAAAccattctcaaagatcagtaagctttaaattctgatgaacatttaacactggaactggaaggcattttaaaatatccaaaacaaacaaaacaacacaatgaattatgaagtctctataaacaaaactgtccttcaaaaaaagggctagttgagaccgaa
The DNA window shown above is from Xiphophorus couchianus chromosome 16, X_couchianus-1.0, whole genome shotgun sequence and carries:
- the luc7l3 gene encoding luc7-like protein 3 codes for the protein MLSAAQLLDELMGRDRNLAPDEKRSNVRWDDESVCRYYLCGFCPAELFTNTRSDLGPCEKIHDENLRKLYEKSSRFMKEGYEREFLRYLQSLLAEVERRIRRGHARLALSQAQQNAGGPGPSGKNEEKVNVLTEKIEDLVLQIEELGSEGRVEEAQGMMKLVEQLKEEREMLSSTPSTIESFAAQEKQMEVCEVCGAFLIVGDAQSRVDDHLMGKQHMGYAKIKSTVEELKEKLRRRSEDPQGESPVVKRDREEREREREEREKKRKEEEEKEKEREKEKEREKEREREKERERDRERERERDCERRARRSHSNSRHSSRTSEKRRSRSRDRRRSRSRERDRERKRSRSRDRERRRSRERSDKKRRSRSRDRRRSRSSERKSHRHRSRSRSKDRERDKDKDRERNRDKGRDKDKERSSKEKDRKATEEKSSSKKESDSATIKASSEPEPMQTEAAASSSPPLLNGQQELLQSEGDTQSN